AGATTTTCCTGGCTTTCGATGCCGCGACCCACCGAGACCAGGACGTCGCTCTTGGTGATGTCCACGTCGCCCACTTCGGCCTCCACCACTTCGAGAAAGCGGCGCTTGGCGGCGGGGACGGCTCCGGCGTCGGCGGTCTTGTCGGCAACTGCGCCGTTAACGACGGGAACATCGTCGGACGCGAACACGCCCGGACGGCAGGTGAGAACCGCGCCGCCGGACACGTCGATCTTCATCTTGGCGTAAACCTGGCCCGCGTATTCCTGGCGGTTGACGGTGAGGGCGGCGCCTTCGAGGCCGTCTACGCCCACCACGTCGGCGCAGTAGGCCGCGTTCATTTTAACCGACAGGCCGGGGCAGAGGTCCATGCCAAAGGGCGTGAAGGGCGCCAGAACGATGGAGCCCGCCGGGATGAGCTTCACCAGCATGGGACGGATAAGCTCGGCGTTGGGATAGGCCAAAGCGTCCGCCGCGATTTTCCACACGTTGGCGTAATACTTGGCGGCCTCGGCGGCCACGGCGTCGCAATCTGCGGCCTTTCCCACCACGATGGCGGTGACGGCGGCAGCGGCGTCAATCTTCTTGGCTGCAAGGCAAAGCTCGGCCACGGTGTCGTCGGCCTTGCCGGATTTGTGCTGGATGATGGCGAAAATGGCCATTATTTTATCCCTCCCTTTGCCTTCAGAAGTTCGATGAGCTTATCAACCTGCTCGTCGGTGGAGCCTTCGATCATCTCCGCGCCCTCGCCAAGAACCGGCACGAAATAGGCGGCCCGCTTCACTTTCGCGCCCGCGTCGCCGATGGAGGCGGCGTCGAGGCCGCAGGCGTCCTTGCCGTGACAGGGGATTTCAACCGAGGCCACCTTGCGGATGCCCCGGATGCCCACGTAGCGGGGCTCGTTGATGCCGGTCTGGATGGAAAGCACGCAGGGAAGCTCGATTTCGTTCATCTCCTGGTTGCCGCCCTCGATTTCACGGCCAACCGTGAGCTTGCCGCTTCCGGCTTCCACCTTGTTGAC
This region of Deltaproteobacteria bacterium genomic DNA includes:
- a CDS encoding electron transfer flavoprotein subunit alpha/FixB family protein; the encoded protein is MMAIFAIIQHKSGKADDTVAELCLAAKKIDAAAAVTAIVVGKAADCDAVAAEAAKYYANVWKIAADALAYPNAELIRPMLVKLIPAGSIVLAPFTPFGMDLCPGLSVKMNAAYCADVVGVDGLEGAALTVNRQEYAGQVYAKMKIDVSGGAVLTCRPGVFASDDVPVVNGAVADKTADAGAVPAAKRRFLEVVEAEVGDVDITKSDVLVSVGRGIESQENLEIAFDLAKIMGADVSCSRPIVDAKWLEKSRQVGTSGQTVKPKVYMAMGISGAFQHLGGIKGNPFIVAVNKNPKAPIFQVAEVGIVGDILELIPALTEKISEMKG